The following are from one region of the Nymphaea colorata isolate Beijing-Zhang1983 chromosome 7, ASM883128v2, whole genome shotgun sequence genome:
- the LOC116257115 gene encoding secreted RxLR effector protein 161-like, with translation MGEARAIVTPTAPNISLSKFEGEKLKDETLYRSIVGALQYVTLTRPDIAYTVNKACQFLHEPTDLHWTHVKRILRYLQGTRAYGLHIKASPHWKLEAYSDADWAGCPDDRRSTNGFVTMLGGNIISWGSNKQHTVARSSTEAEYKVMVGATAELTWLRHLLNDLQVPLHDVPILKCDNLGAT, from the coding sequence ATGGGAGAAGCCAGAGCCATTGTCACACCAACTGCTCCTAACATatctctttcaaaatttgaaggagAAAAACTCAAGGACGAAACTCTTTATAGAAGCATTGTGGGCGCACTTCAATATGTGACCCTCACACGTCCGGACATTGCATATACAGTCAACAAGGCATGTCAGTTTCTTCATGAACCCACTGATCTTCACTGGACTCATGTAAAACGGATCCTTCGGTATCTTCAAGGAACTCGAGCTTATGGTCTACATATAAAAGCATCCCCACATTGGAAACTTGAAGCATAttcagatgctgattgggctggtTGTCCTGATGACAGAAGATCCACAAATGGATTCGTCACTATGTTGGGTGGAAACATAATATCTTGGGGATCAAACAAACAACATACAGTTGCCCGTTCAAGTACGGAGGCAGAATATAAGGTAATGGTGGGAGCTACTGCAGAACTTACATGGCTAAGGCACCTTCTCAACGACTTACAGGTCCCACTACATGATGTCCCTATATTAAAGTGTGATAATCTGGGAGCCACCTAA